In one Alistipes sp. ZOR0009 genomic region, the following are encoded:
- a CDS encoding peptidoglycan DD-metalloendopeptidase family protein, translating into MSILQKFKNKRAVTITALSFVILLAASIVLWPVIQEIEEHWFREKVIPPVVLEYGIPVDSFTVVTGEVAPGQNLSQILGDLGVTPSQVDSIGKLSEGKFDLRSIRVGNTYKAFVSPDSTQSLAYWVYEITPIQYVVFSFKGKLKVDVAQKPVRIVRRVGEATIKSSLWNAIAESKLNTGLALELSEIYAWEVDFFGLQKDDHFKVVYDEMYVDSTSIGVGKIYAAVFNHLGKDFYAFLFMQDSLNSYWNEKGESLKKAFLKAPLKFSRITSGYSNRRMHPVLKIVRPHHGIDYAAPTGTPVVSIGSGVVVAKAYSGSAGNMLKIKHNSVYTSSYMHLSRFASGIRSGSRIRQGQVVGYVGSTGYATGPHLDFRMWKGGIPINPLKVQAPPEKPIKSVNMAAFSAHRDSLLRLLK; encoded by the coding sequence ATGAGCATTCTACAAAAGTTCAAGAATAAAAGAGCCGTAACAATTACGGCTCTTTCTTTTGTTATTTTATTGGCTGCATCTATCGTATTGTGGCCTGTTATTCAGGAAATAGAGGAGCATTGGTTTAGGGAGAAGGTAATTCCTCCTGTTGTGCTGGAGTATGGTATTCCAGTCGATTCGTTTACGGTGGTTACCGGCGAAGTTGCACCGGGCCAAAATCTATCTCAGATTCTTGGCGATTTAGGTGTTACCCCCAGCCAAGTTGATAGCATAGGGAAACTTTCTGAAGGCAAGTTCGATTTGCGTTCTATACGTGTCGGAAATACCTATAAAGCGTTTGTATCGCCAGATTCTACGCAGAGTTTGGCGTACTGGGTTTACGAAATAACGCCCATTCAGTATGTAGTGTTTTCATTTAAAGGCAAGTTAAAGGTTGACGTTGCACAAAAGCCTGTTCGTATTGTAAGAAGGGTTGGTGAGGCTACTATAAAGTCTTCCTTATGGAACGCAATCGCGGAATCTAAGCTAAATACAGGGCTCGCGTTGGAACTTTCTGAAATATATGCTTGGGAGGTTGACTTTTTTGGACTTCAGAAGGACGATCACTTTAAGGTTGTATACGATGAGATGTACGTAGATTCGACTTCAATTGGTGTCGGAAAAATTTATGCTGCAGTTTTCAACCATCTTGGTAAGGATTTTTATGCATTCTTATTCATGCAAGATAGCTTAAATTCCTACTGGAACGAGAAAGGTGAAAGCCTAAAGAAGGCCTTCTTGAAGGCACCTCTGAAATTTTCTCGAATAACATCAGGTTACAGTAACCGCCGTATGCATCCAGTTCTAAAAATAGTTCGTCCTCACCATGGAATCGATTATGCGGCACCTACGGGAACGCCTGTTGTTTCGATAGGAAGCGGAGTTGTTGTTGCTAAGGCTTACAGCGGTAGTGCTGGGAATATGCTAAAGATTAAGCATAACTCGGTATACACATCGAGTTACATGCACTTAAGTAGATTTGCCAGTGGAATTCGTTCTGGTAGCCGAATTCGTCAGGGACAGGTTGTTGGCTATGTTGGATCAACAGGTTATGCAACAGGCCCTCATCTTGATTTTAGAATGTGGAAGGGAGGAATCCCAATTAATCCGTTAAAGGTACAAGCTCCGCCAGAAAAACCTATAAAATCGGTTAATATGGCAGCGTTTTCTGCGCATCGAGATAGCCTTTTGAGATTGTTAAAATAG
- the fabF gene encoding beta-ketoacyl-ACP synthase II gives MELRRVVVTGIGTINPLGNSVEEYFANLEKGVSGVELITSFDTSKFKTKFAGVVKNYDPNNHFDRKEVKKLDLYAQYALVASEEAFGDSGLSVETINPDRAGVIWGSGIGGIITFYQEVKGFVEGGENPRFNPFFIPKMIADIAAGHISMKYNFRGPNYSTISACASSNHAIIDAFTAIRMGRADIMITGGSEATVNEAGVGGFNALQALSTRNDEYKTASRPFDSTRDGFVMGEGAGALVLEEYEHAVARGAKIYAEVLGGGMTADAYHLTAPHPEGLGASNSMRMALQDADILPTDIDYINVHGTSTPLGDIAEIKAVKDVFGDHAKSVNISATKSMTGHLLGAAGAVEALACIFAITTDTVPPTINNVSFDPELDPELNYTLNVAQKRVVNYALSNTFGFGGHNSTVILKKHTK, from the coding sequence ATGGAATTAAGAAGAGTTGTAGTTACTGGTATTGGAACCATCAACCCGTTAGGTAATTCAGTTGAGGAATATTTCGCTAATCTTGAAAAAGGCGTTAGTGGAGTCGAACTGATCACCTCTTTCGATACATCCAAGTTTAAAACAAAATTTGCTGGCGTTGTTAAGAATTACGATCCAAATAACCACTTCGACCGGAAGGAAGTTAAGAAGTTAGACCTCTACGCTCAGTATGCTCTTGTGGCTTCTGAGGAAGCGTTTGGAGACTCTGGCCTTAGCGTTGAAACAATCAATCCTGACAGAGCAGGTGTTATTTGGGGTTCTGGTATTGGTGGTATTATCACCTTTTACCAAGAAGTAAAGGGCTTTGTCGAGGGAGGAGAAAACCCTCGATTCAACCCTTTCTTTATACCAAAGATGATTGCAGATATTGCTGCTGGCCACATTTCGATGAAGTATAACTTCCGTGGACCAAACTACAGCACGATTTCTGCTTGCGCATCATCTAACCACGCTATCATTGACGCCTTCACCGCAATTCGTATGGGAAGAGCAGACATAATGATAACAGGTGGTTCTGAAGCAACCGTTAATGAGGCTGGTGTTGGCGGATTTAACGCACTTCAAGCGCTATCTACCAGAAATGATGAGTATAAAACAGCATCTCGCCCGTTTGATTCGACCCGCGATGGTTTTGTGATGGGAGAAGGCGCTGGTGCGCTAGTACTCGAAGAGTACGAGCATGCAGTGGCCCGTGGTGCAAAGATTTATGCTGAAGTTCTAGGTGGTGGTATGACTGCTGACGCTTACCACTTGACGGCTCCTCATCCAGAGGGATTAGGGGCTAGCAATTCTATGCGTATGGCACTTCAAGATGCTGATATTTTGCCTACAGATATTGACTATATCAATGTGCACGGTACTTCGACACCTTTAGGTGATATTGCTGAAATTAAAGCAGTGAAAGATGTGTTCGGCGATCATGCAAAATCTGTGAATATCAGCGCAACAAAATCTATGACCGGACACCTTTTAGGTGCTGCTGGTGCTGTTGAAGCGCTTGCTTGTATCTTTGCTATTACGACAGATACAGTTCCTCCAACAATTAATAATGTAAGTTTTGATCCTGAGTTAGATCCAGAATTGAACTATACGTTGAATGTAGCCCAGAAGCGTGTGGTAAATTATGCTTTAAGCAACACTTTCGGCTTCGGAGGACATAACTCGACTGTAATTCTAAAGAAACATACAAAGTAG
- the purN gene encoding phosphoribosylglycinamide formyltransferase, whose product MKRIAVFASGSGSNTENIVKFFRNNDLARVTIILSNKKDAYVLERAQQLGVPSISFNREDFYNSNKIVRTLEEQGIDMVVLAGFLWLVPQSLIDKYDGRIVNIHPALLPKYGGKGMFGMNVHNAVVAEKETETGITIHYVNGRYDEGNVIFQAKVSVNPSDTPEMVADKVHHLEYEHFPKIVEKLIATL is encoded by the coding sequence ATGAAGAGAATTGCCGTTTTTGCATCGGGTTCGGGAAGCAACACAGAGAATATTGTTAAATTTTTCAGGAATAATGATTTAGCTCGTGTTACCATTATTCTTTCCAATAAAAAGGATGCGTACGTGCTAGAAAGAGCTCAACAGCTAGGCGTTCCTTCGATCTCCTTTAACCGCGAAGATTTCTACAACAGCAATAAAATTGTTCGCACTTTAGAAGAACAAGGAATTGATATGGTTGTGCTTGCCGGCTTTTTATGGCTGGTTCCTCAATCTTTAATTGATAAATACGACGGCCGAATTGTAAATATACACCCTGCGCTACTACCCAAATATGGTGGTAAAGGCATGTTTGGAATGAACGTTCACAATGCAGTTGTTGCAGAAAAGGAGACAGAAACGGGCATAACAATTCATTACGTAAATGGCAGATACGACGAAGGGAACGTTATCTTTCAAGCCAAAGTTTCCGTTAACCCTAGCGACACTCCAGAAATGGTTGCCGACAAAGTGCATCACCTTGAGTACGAACATTTCCCCAAGATAGTAGAAAAGCTCATCGCTACGTTGTAG
- the rnc gene encoding ribonuclease III, whose translation MFDLYPSNISLYKVAITHKSVLNSHHPVIHNERLEFLGDAVLDLIVADYLYENYAGRSEGFLTKMRAKVVSRSTLNQLSIDIGIPSLLVLHTNPNHQVKHIYGDALEALIGAIYLDKGFTYTKGLIIKFISKHIDFASLENTETDFKSRLIEWGQKNKKELAFEYNESFAEEVKTITFTVSILLGSYVLGRGIGQSKKEAEQNAAREALNSIADHLSLNLN comes from the coding sequence ATGTTTGATCTTTACCCTTCAAACATTTCTCTTTATAAAGTTGCTATAACCCATAAGTCGGTATTGAATAGCCACCATCCAGTTATACATAACGAAAGATTGGAATTTTTGGGTGATGCCGTCTTGGATTTAATAGTAGCCGACTATTTGTACGAAAACTATGCTGGAAGAAGCGAAGGTTTTCTTACTAAAATGAGGGCAAAAGTAGTAAGCCGCTCTACCTTAAACCAGCTATCTATAGACATAGGGATCCCATCCTTACTGGTTTTACATACCAATCCTAACCATCAGGTAAAACACATATATGGAGATGCGCTAGAGGCCTTAATTGGTGCCATATATTTGGACAAAGGATTTACCTACACCAAGGGACTTATCATTAAGTTTATAAGCAAGCATATCGATTTTGCGAGTTTAGAAAACACCGAAACCGATTTCAAAAGCCGACTAATTGAGTGGGGACAAAAAAATAAGAAGGAATTGGCGTTTGAATATAACGAATCGTTTGCAGAAGAGGTAAAGACGATTACCTTTACGGTTAGCATTCTGTTAGGTTCATACGTTTTAGGTCGCGGAATAGGGCAATCAAAAAAAGAAGCAGAACAGAATGCTGCGAGGGAGGCTCTTAATTCGATTGCAGACCATCTCTCTTTGAATCTCAACTAG
- a CDS encoding YitT family protein: MKSYLNAQTIWSEFKSYLVMAFGLALYSLGWTAFLIPAKLVGGGISGVGALIFYATGGEADGGFKIAYSYLIINVVLLYLGIKVLGGKFGFKSLIGILMTSFFLWIGQQLVTESPLNVETDRLLATIIGGGLCGIGLGTVFTQGGSSGGTDIIAMIINKYRNVSIGRVILLCDVIIIGTSYFVLKDFTSVVYGYISVGIVSVTLDMVLQGTRQSVQMFVVSKNYQVIADRLSNEVQRGVTVLNGQGWYSKEDQKIVMVLVRKFEANQVYKICKQEDPNAFISVVNAMGVFGKGFDTIKAK; this comes from the coding sequence ATGAAGAGCTATTTAAACGCACAAACCATTTGGTCGGAGTTTAAAAGTTATCTTGTAATGGCGTTCGGCTTGGCGTTGTATTCGCTGGGCTGGACAGCCTTCCTAATTCCTGCCAAGCTTGTTGGTGGTGGTATAAGCGGCGTTGGTGCCCTTATCTTCTATGCAACCGGAGGAGAAGCCGACGGTGGCTTTAAGATCGCCTACAGCTACCTAATCATTAACGTTGTACTGCTATATCTTGGGATTAAAGTCTTGGGAGGGAAGTTTGGCTTTAAATCGCTGATCGGAATCCTAATGACCTCCTTTTTTCTTTGGATCGGGCAGCAGCTTGTAACCGAATCGCCACTAAATGTGGAAACCGATAGGCTGCTTGCAACAATAATTGGAGGTGGACTTTGTGGTATAGGTTTGGGAACCGTTTTCACTCAGGGAGGCTCTTCTGGCGGTACGGATATCATTGCGATGATAATTAACAAGTATCGTAATGTGTCAATAGGTAGGGTTATCCTGCTTTGCGACGTAATAATAATAGGTACATCCTACTTCGTGCTTAAGGATTTTACGTCGGTAGTATATGGCTACATCAGCGTTGGTATTGTGTCTGTAACGCTTGATATGGTGCTACAAGGAACCCGCCAATCGGTACAGATGTTTGTTGTTTCGAAGAATTACCAAGTTATTGCCGACAGGCTTTCGAACGAAGTACAACGTGGGGTCACTGTTCTAAATGGTCAGGGTTGGTACTCGAAGGAGGATCAAAAAATAGTGATGGTGCTTGTCAGAAAGTTTGAAGCAAATCAGGTGTATAAGATTTGTAAGCAGGAAGATCCGAATGCATTTATATCCGTGGTGAATGCAATGGGTGTTTTTGGCAAAGGATTTGATACGATTAAAGCCAAGTAA
- a CDS encoding acyl carrier protein, with product MSDIASKVKAIIVEKLGVDENEVVPAASFTNDLGADSLDTVELIMEFEKEFSISIPDEDAEKIGTVGDAISYIEQHVK from the coding sequence ATGTCTGATATCGCATCAAAAGTTAAGGCTATCATCGTTGAGAAGCTTGGCGTAGACGAGAATGAAGTTGTTCCAGCCGCTAGCTTTACCAATGATCTAGGCGCAGACTCGCTTGACACTGTTGAGCTAATCATGGAATTCGAAAAGGAATTTAGCATTTCTATTCCAGATGAGGATGCTGAAAAAATCGGAACTGTTGGCGATGCAATTTCTTACATCGAGCAACACGTAAAGTAA
- the mscL gene encoding large-conductance mechanosensitive channel protein MscL, whose amino-acid sequence MSFINEFKNFIAKGNVIDLAVAVVIGGAFGQIVTSAVNDLLMPIIGAVIGGIDFTSFKITLKEAMVAADGSIAKPAVTMNIGNFIQVTVNFLLIALFIFLMLKGLMKLKKQKEEAPAAPPAPSAEVTLLTEIRDLLKEK is encoded by the coding sequence ATGAGCTTTATTAATGAATTTAAAAACTTTATCGCCAAAGGCAACGTGATAGATCTTGCCGTAGCGGTAGTAATTGGGGGCGCCTTTGGGCAAATTGTGACATCGGCCGTAAACGACCTGCTGATGCCCATCATCGGCGCAGTTATTGGCGGAATCGACTTTACATCGTTCAAGATTACGCTTAAGGAGGCCATGGTGGCGGCAGACGGCAGCATTGCCAAACCGGCTGTTACCATGAACATCGGCAACTTTATTCAGGTTACGGTAAACTTCCTGCTCATCGCCCTATTCATATTTTTAATGCTTAAGGGGCTTATGAAGCTGAAAAAGCAGAAGGAGGAGGCACCAGCGGCTCCACCTGCACCTAGCGCAGAAGTTACGCTGCTCACCGAAATTAGAGACTTGCTAAAAGAGAAATAG
- the leuS gene encoding leucine--tRNA ligase, which produces MEYNFVDIEKKWQQRWRENKTYKVDVDASKPKYYVLDMFPYPSGAGLHVGHPLGYIASDIYSRFKRLEGYNVLHPMGYDAFGLPAEQYAIQTGQHPAITTDINIKRYREQLDKIGFSYDWSREYRTCDPSYYKWTQWAFILMFESYYNNQSQKAEPIANLVEAFKANGNLTVDAACGEVTKFSAAEWASMPEVAQQEILMQYRIAYLADTMVNWCAELGTVLANDEVKDGLSVRGGFPVVQRKMRQWSLRVSAYAQRLLDEMETIDWTDSLKEIQRNWIGRSQGAQMFFDLEGTDKKLEIFTTRPDTIFGVTFMVMAPEHEMVGELTTPEYAEAVKNYIEETKKRSERERMMEAKRVSGQFTGAYAINPFNGKQIPIYLSDYVLIGYGTGAIMAVPAHDSRDYAFAKHFGIDIIEVVSGGDITNESYDAKEGKLVNSDFLNGLDVKEAVTRAIDEVESRGIGKRQINYRLRDAIFSRQRYWGEPFPIYFKDGMPYPVSLDKLPLELPEVDAFLPTETGEPPLGRAKSWQTEDGYPFELSTMPGFAGSSAYYLRYMDPTNDKALVSKEANEYWRNVDLYIGGTEHATGHLIYSRFWNKFLYDHGYVVEKEPFKKLINQGMIQGRSNFVYRVQGTNKFVSLGLKDSYQTQEIHVDVNIVSNDILDVEAFKNWRPEFANAEFELEDGKYVCGWAVEKMSKSMFNVVNPDDIVERYGADTLRMYEMFLGPLEQSKPWDTKGIDGVYRFLRKFWRLFFTNEGNFEVTAEKATADELKALHKTIKKVREDIENFSFNTSVSAFMVCVNELTESKCNKREILEPLTVLLSPFAPHITEELWSLLGNATTINDAKYPVHNEEYLVETSFEYPVSFNGKLRFKKNLPLNLNPKQIEEAVLADEQAAKFLEGKAPKKVIVVPGKIVNIVI; this is translated from the coding sequence ATGGAGTACAATTTTGTCGATATAGAGAAGAAGTGGCAGCAACGCTGGCGCGAAAATAAGACCTACAAGGTTGATGTGGATGCTTCGAAGCCTAAGTACTACGTGCTGGACATGTTTCCTTACCCTTCCGGGGCAGGGCTGCACGTTGGTCACCCGCTGGGATATATTGCATCGGATATTTACTCGCGTTTCAAACGTTTAGAAGGCTACAACGTACTTCATCCTATGGGCTACGACGCCTTTGGGCTTCCTGCCGAGCAGTACGCCATACAAACCGGACAGCATCCGGCCATCACCACCGATATCAACATTAAAAGATACCGCGAGCAGCTCGATAAAATCGGCTTCTCGTACGACTGGAGCCGCGAGTACCGCACCTGCGATCCGTCGTACTACAAGTGGACACAGTGGGCTTTCATTCTGATGTTTGAGAGCTACTACAACAACCAGTCGCAAAAGGCCGAGCCTATTGCCAACTTGGTAGAGGCGTTTAAGGCTAACGGCAACCTTACGGTTGATGCTGCTTGCGGCGAGGTGACCAAATTCTCGGCTGCCGAGTGGGCCTCTATGCCCGAGGTGGCGCAGCAGGAAATTCTTATGCAGTACCGTATCGCCTATCTGGCCGATACCATGGTAAACTGGTGCGCCGAGCTCGGAACCGTGCTGGCCAACGACGAGGTGAAGGATGGTCTTTCAGTTCGTGGGGGATTCCCCGTTGTTCAGCGTAAGATGCGCCAGTGGTCGCTACGCGTTTCGGCGTATGCGCAGCGCCTGCTCGACGAGATGGAAACCATCGATTGGACCGACTCGCTAAAGGAAATCCAACGTAACTGGATTGGACGTTCGCAGGGTGCTCAAATGTTCTTCGACTTGGAAGGAACTGATAAGAAGCTGGAAATATTTACCACCCGCCCCGACACCATTTTTGGCGTTACCTTTATGGTAATGGCTCCAGAACACGAGATGGTAGGCGAGCTAACTACTCCAGAGTACGCCGAGGCGGTAAAGAATTATATCGAGGAGACTAAGAAGCGCAGCGAACGCGAGCGCATGATGGAGGCAAAGCGCGTAAGCGGTCAGTTTACGGGTGCCTACGCCATCAATCCTTTCAACGGAAAACAAATTCCAATATACTTAAGCGACTACGTGCTTATTGGCTACGGTACTGGGGCTATTATGGCCGTTCCGGCACACGACAGCCGCGACTACGCCTTTGCTAAGCACTTTGGTATCGACATCATCGAGGTGGTTTCGGGTGGCGACATCACCAACGAAAGCTACGACGCCAAGGAAGGTAAGCTGGTTAACTCCGACTTCCTAAACGGGCTCGATGTGAAGGAGGCCGTAACCCGCGCCATCGACGAGGTAGAGTCGCGCGGTATCGGAAAACGTCAGATTAACTATCGCCTGCGCGATGCCATCTTTAGCCGTCAGCGCTACTGGGGCGAGCCATTCCCAATTTACTTTAAAGACGGAATGCCCTATCCTGTTAGCCTCGACAAGCTACCTTTGGAGTTGCCCGAAGTTGATGCCTTCCTACCAACCGAAACTGGCGAGCCACCGCTTGGTCGCGCTAAAAGCTGGCAAACTGAAGATGGCTACCCATTCGAGCTTAGTACCATGCCGGGCTTTGCTGGGTCGTCGGCCTACTACCTTCGCTACATGGATCCAACCAACGATAAAGCGTTGGTGTCTAAAGAGGCCAACGAGTACTGGCGCAATGTCGACCTGTACATTGGCGGAACCGAGCACGCAACCGGTCACCTTATCTACTCGCGCTTTTGGAACAAGTTCCTTTACGATCACGGCTACGTGGTGGAGAAGGAGCCCTTCAAAAAGCTGATTAACCAGGGGATGATTCAAGGTCGCTCGAACTTTGTGTACCGTGTTCAGGGAACCAATAAGTTTGTTTCGTTAGGACTAAAAGATAGCTACCAAACGCAGGAAATTCACGTTGACGTAAACATCGTAAGCAACGATATCTTGGATGTTGAGGCATTCAAGAATTGGCGTCCAGAGTTTGCCAACGCCGAGTTCGAGCTGGAGGATGGCAAGTATGTTTGCGGATGGGCCGTTGAGAAGATGTCAAAGTCGATGTTCAACGTGGTAAATCCCGATGATATTGTAGAGAGATATGGCGCTGATACGCTTCGTATGTACGAAATGTTCCTTGGCCCATTGGAGCAGTCGAAGCCTTGGGATACCAAGGGAATAGACGGCGTTTACCGTTTCCTGCGTAAGTTCTGGCGCTTGTTCTTCACCAACGAGGGGAACTTCGAGGTGACCGCCGAAAAGGCAACTGCCGACGAGCTAAAAGCTTTGCATAAGACCATCAAGAAGGTTCGTGAGGATATCGAGAACTTCTCGTTCAACACCTCCGTATCGGCCTTTATGGTTTGCGTAAACGAGCTAACCGAAAGCAAGTGCAACAAGCGCGAAATATTGGAGCCACTAACCGTGCTGCTTTCTCCTTTCGCACCTCATATTACGGAGGAGCTTTGGTCGCTATTGGGTAATGCCACCACAATAAACGACGCCAAATATCCTGTTCATAACGAGGAGTATTTGGTGGAAACCAGCTTTGAGTATCCAGTTTCTTTTAACGGAAAGCTTAGGTTTAAGAAGAATTTACCGCTTAACCTTAACCCTAAGCAGATTGAAGAGGCCGTTCTTGCCGATGAGCAAGCTGCCAAATTCTTGGAAGGTAAGGCTCCGAAGAAGGTGATTGTTGTCCCCGGAAAGATTGTCAACATCGTTATATAA